A single region of the Marinobacter nanhaiticus D15-8W genome encodes:
- a CDS encoding putative nucleotidyltransferase substrate binding domain-containing protein has protein sequence MEVEQIEIRDHVKRFAPFDDLPEETLNRLATQVEVAYYRAGSTILTFGQPIGDLYFIRSGAVEVYRRNGELYNRLSEGDIFGQMGLMMHKKVRFPATAIEDTLVYLIPDEIFQELWESDEHFADFVEIEDRSRLRAVVERQEKSNPLMTSRVRKLLSREPVTASASATIQEAAQLMTEEGVSALVLTHPGVRIDQDWKPGDSPIVAGIITDRDLRTRALAAGLPLDTPVSEIMSPDLVYIQADLYVFEAMLAMLRHNVHHLPVLDRHRPIGVLALSDIVKYESQSGLYLVSNIHHQQDVRGLKRLTRDARATFVRMVNEDANSHMIGSAMAGIGRAFSQRLLELAEEKLGPPPIPYCLMALGSMARDEQLIVTDQDNALVLDDSFDPDQHDAYFRELAKFVSDGLAECGYAYCTGGIMATNDQWRQPLRVWKDYFTDWIENPSAKALLNSAIFFDLDGIAGHTEFTEQLKTLVAEKAQNNPRFLAYLAHAALNRTPPLGFFRDFVMESDGMHRNSINLKRRGTAPLSDLIRVHSLACGSRAQNTFNRLRAISETQLLADGVAGNLRDALEFISIVRIRHQSQDIEQGREPDNNINPEHLSSFERRNLKDAFQVISNAQKFLRHRYHASGGGRIG, from the coding sequence ATGGAAGTCGAGCAAATCGAGATCAGGGATCACGTCAAACGCTTCGCACCGTTTGACGACTTGCCCGAAGAAACCCTCAACCGGCTCGCCACCCAGGTGGAAGTCGCCTATTACCGGGCCGGATCAACCATCCTCACCTTCGGCCAGCCAATCGGGGATCTGTATTTCATCCGCAGCGGCGCGGTGGAAGTCTACCGGCGTAACGGCGAACTCTACAATCGTTTGAGCGAAGGCGACATCTTCGGTCAGATGGGACTGATGATGCACAAGAAAGTGCGCTTCCCAGCTACCGCGATCGAGGACACCCTGGTCTACCTGATCCCGGACGAAATTTTCCAGGAACTCTGGGAGAGCGACGAACATTTCGCCGATTTCGTCGAGATCGAAGATCGGTCGCGACTCCGCGCGGTCGTCGAGCGCCAGGAAAAATCCAACCCATTGATGACGTCGCGGGTGCGCAAACTGCTGTCCCGCGAGCCAGTGACTGCGTCGGCCTCGGCGACGATCCAGGAGGCCGCGCAACTGATGACCGAGGAAGGCGTCTCAGCGCTGGTGCTGACCCATCCCGGTGTGCGCATAGATCAGGACTGGAAACCCGGCGACAGCCCCATCGTGGCAGGCATTATCACCGACCGTGATCTTCGCACCCGCGCCCTGGCAGCAGGCTTGCCACTGGATACCCCGGTTAGCGAGATCATGTCGCCGGATCTCGTCTACATCCAGGCGGATCTCTACGTGTTCGAGGCGATGCTGGCCATGCTGCGTCACAACGTTCATCATCTCCCGGTACTGGACCGTCATCGCCCCATCGGCGTGCTGGCGCTGTCGGATATCGTCAAGTACGAATCCCAGAGTGGTCTCTATCTGGTCAGCAACATCCACCACCAGCAGGACGTGCGCGGCCTCAAGCGCTTGACCCGGGACGCGCGCGCCACCTTCGTGCGAATGGTCAACGAGGACGCCAATTCCCACATGATCGGCAGTGCCATGGCGGGCATCGGCCGGGCCTTCTCGCAGCGGCTGCTGGAGCTGGCCGAGGAGAAGCTGGGACCACCGCCCATTCCCTATTGCCTTATGGCCCTGGGTTCCATGGCCCGGGACGAGCAGTTGATCGTCACCGATCAGGACAACGCCCTGGTACTGGACGACAGCTTCGACCCGGATCAGCACGACGCCTACTTCAGGGAGCTGGCCAAGTTCGTCAGCGACGGCCTGGCCGAGTGTGGCTACGCCTACTGCACCGGCGGCATTATGGCCACCAACGACCAGTGGCGGCAGCCCCTACGGGTGTGGAAAGACTACTTCACCGACTGGATCGAGAACCCCAGCGCCAAGGCTCTGCTCAACAGTGCCATCTTCTTCGACCTGGACGGCATTGCCGGGCACACCGAGTTCACTGAACAGCTCAAGACGCTGGTGGCGGAAAAGGCGCAGAATAATCCCCGGTTCCTCGCCTACCTGGCCCACGCGGCGCTGAATCGCACGCCACCACTGGGCTTCTTCCGGGATTTCGTCATGGAGAGCGACGGCATGCACCGCAACTCCATCAATCTCAAACGCCGGGGTACCGCGCCACTATCCGACCTGATCCGTGTCCACTCGTTGGCCTGCGGATCCCGCGCCCAGAATACCTTCAATCGTCTGCGTGCGATCAGCGAAACCCAACTGCTCGCCGATGGTGTGGCAGGCAATCTGAGGGACGCCCTGGAGTTCATCTCTATCGTGCGCATCCGTCACCAGTCCCAGGATATCGAGCAAGGGCGCGAACCGGACAACAACATCAATCCGGAGCACCTTTCTTCCTTCGAGCGGCGTAATTTGAAGGATGCCTTCCAGGTTATCAGCAACGCCCAGAAATTCCTTCGCCACCGGTACCACGCCAGTGGCGGCGGCAGGATTGGCTGA
- a CDS encoding 3'-5' exonuclease — protein MVRPPMASPQTNALDWPARFAELASSARHPQLKAYYEQALPSGETPMAEVPMVAMDFETTGLDSGTHSIVSIGLVPMDSHRIYCRQAKHWVVRPVLPLHRESVTFHGITHSEIRQAPDLNDIIGELLEALAGRIVVVHYRTIEREFLDAAFRWRLEEGIEFPTIDTMELEARWHRQKRPGFWDRVRGRKPESIRLADSRTRYGLPYYAPHHALTDALATAELLQAQLQHRFQPDTPLRELWR, from the coding sequence ATGGTTCGACCCCCCATGGCCTCGCCACAAACTAATGCGTTGGATTGGCCGGCTCGTTTTGCAGAACTGGCCAGCAGCGCCAGACATCCCCAGTTGAAAGCCTACTACGAACAAGCCCTGCCCTCGGGAGAAACGCCCATGGCTGAAGTGCCGATGGTAGCCATGGACTTCGAGACGACAGGATTGGATTCGGGAACCCACTCGATCGTCAGCATCGGTTTGGTGCCCATGGACAGTCATCGCATCTACTGCCGACAGGCAAAGCACTGGGTTGTCCGCCCGGTGCTACCGCTGCACCGGGAATCGGTAACCTTTCACGGGATAACCCATTCGGAGATCCGCCAGGCGCCGGACCTCAACGATATCATCGGCGAACTGCTGGAGGCCCTCGCCGGTCGGATTGTGGTGGTCCATTACCGGACTATCGAGCGGGAATTCCTCGACGCCGCCTTTCGCTGGCGCCTGGAGGAAGGTATCGAGTTCCCGACCATCGATACCATGGAACTCGAAGCACGCTGGCATCGCCAGAAACGCCCGGGATTCTGGGATCGCGTGCGCGGCCGCAAACCGGAATCGATCCGGCTGGCCGACAGCCGTACCCGCTACGGCCTGCCCTACTACGCCCCGCACCATGCCCTGACCGATGCCCTGGCCACAGCAGAACTGCTTCAGGCGCAACTCCAGCACCGGTTCCAGCCGGATACGCCCTTGCGGGAGCTGTGGCGCTGA
- a CDS encoding thiol-disulfide oxidoreductase DCC family protein, producing the protein MDNASQTSTRQSPKQAPVILFDGTCAFCNFWSRFVLEYDHQRHFRLGRLQSDQGRQLCEHHGLSPDAMDSVVLIDGGQAYLRSAAMVRILARLPRPWRWLALIRWLPLKLRDGVYDFIGRHRYQWFGRYDHCPMPKPEQRDRFID; encoded by the coding sequence ATGGATAACGCCAGCCAGACCAGCACCCGCCAATCCCCGAAACAGGCGCCCGTCATCCTGTTCGATGGCACCTGCGCGTTCTGCAATTTCTGGAGTCGCTTCGTGCTGGAGTACGACCACCAACGGCATTTCCGCCTCGGCCGGCTGCAATCGGACCAGGGGCGTCAGCTATGCGAGCATCATGGCTTATCGCCGGATGCCATGGATAGTGTGGTCCTGATCGACGGTGGGCAGGCATACCTGCGTAGTGCGGCCATGGTCCGGATCCTCGCCCGGTTACCGCGTCCCTGGCGCTGGCTCGCACTCATCCGCTGGCTGCCTCTTAAACTCCGCGACGGGGTGTACGACTTTATTGGCCGTCACCGTTACCAATGGTTTGGCCGCTACGATCATTGCCCGATGCCAAAGCCGGAGCAACGGGACCGGTTTATCGATTAG
- a CDS encoding alpha/beta fold hydrolase — protein sequence MPTQQHIQSHGVQLNVSTRGNPANSAIVLVHGYPDNQQVWKAVAERLAGDWFVVTYDVRGAGLSDRPVHSRDYRMSLLATDLEAVVNAVLPDRTFHLVGHDWGSIQSWESVTGGPIQSRILSYTTISGPCLDHIGHWLRTRLRHPSPRHFRQLAGQLASSWYIGAFHLPWLAPMLWNRLLGARWSGYLKSSEGIANVEANPYQGQDGRDGIRLYRANIFQHLLFPRVRYARCPVQLIVPTDDRYVGSQLFEGLEDWVPALYQREIQRGHWLPLSQPGVVADYIGEFARHMESSQTCERLAACRLSPGRSAADQPRGRAKKFA from the coding sequence ATGCCTACACAGCAACATATCCAGAGCCACGGCGTCCAACTTAACGTGAGTACTCGCGGTAATCCGGCAAACAGCGCCATCGTACTCGTGCACGGCTACCCGGATAACCAACAGGTATGGAAAGCCGTTGCCGAGCGTTTGGCTGGGGACTGGTTCGTGGTCACCTACGACGTGCGCGGCGCCGGGCTCTCTGATCGCCCGGTGCACTCCCGGGACTATCGAATGTCGCTGCTGGCCACTGACCTCGAAGCCGTCGTCAACGCAGTACTCCCGGATCGCACATTCCATCTTGTCGGGCACGACTGGGGCTCGATCCAGAGCTGGGAATCGGTCACTGGCGGTCCAATACAATCGCGAATCCTGTCCTACACCACGATTTCCGGCCCGTGTCTGGATCATATAGGCCATTGGCTGCGTACACGTCTGCGGCATCCCAGCCCGCGCCACTTCCGTCAGCTTGCCGGTCAGTTGGCCAGCTCCTGGTACATTGGCGCCTTCCACTTGCCCTGGCTGGCGCCGATGCTGTGGAATCGACTCCTCGGGGCACGCTGGAGTGGTTATCTCAAATCCAGCGAGGGCATCGCCAATGTCGAGGCCAATCCCTACCAGGGCCAGGACGGTCGCGACGGCATTCGCCTCTATCGCGCGAATATATTCCAGCACCTGCTATTCCCGCGAGTCCGCTATGCCCGCTGCCCGGTCCAGCTGATCGTGCCCACGGACGACCGTTATGTGGGTAGCCAGTTGTTCGAAGGATTGGAAGACTGGGTGCCCGCCCTCTACCAGCGTGAAATTCAGCGCGGGCACTGGTTGCCACTGAGCCAACCGGGCGTGGTCGCCGACTATATTGGCGAATTCGCCCGTCATATGGAATCCAGTCAGACCTGCGAACGCCTCGCCGCTTGCCGCCTCAGTCCCGGCCGTAGCGCTGCCGATCAGCCAAGAGGCCGCGCCAAAAAGTTCGCATAG